The genomic region TGCTTGGACAACAGAATGGAATGGAGTTAAAATTTAGCAGCGCAAGAGcgcaccttcctcctcaacgctCCAGCCTAAACTGCGGCACCAGATAGGGCCTCTCCACGCCCTCCCACAGTCCAAACTGGCAAGTGCCACTGGCCGAGCACATTCCCCCGATATTTCTCTCTCCATCAAAATTGAACTTTTGTGTCGCCACATGAACCCCCGAGGTCCAATCATGTCGCAGGTGCAGCATAAAGTTATTCAACAACGACGCCCCCTCTCCGCTCGCCGTCGGCTTGAGCAACTGGAAGCTCCATTCCCCCACTGTCTTTGACTTCGGCTTGATCAAACAGTCCGTGTTCTTCCTCGTCCAGGCAatgtcttcctcttcgccaaATGTCCACCGAGTGCCGCACTGGAcagtggtgttgttgaactcGACATCGGTGAAGCTGACATTGAAGAAGGAATAGATCGAGCTCCCTGGTCGACCTGAGGGAGCGAATGTCGACAGACTGTCTATCACCAGAGGCTTGAGAGGAGGCTTCACCGGTCGATCCAGTTTCTGGGCTGAGGGAATGCCTGCAGCCACAGTGACAAGTGAGAGCAATACCTGGAATTTCATACTGCTGTTTGTCTCGGTAAGGGATTCAGTTTGGGCCTTTGGGGAACAAGATGCTAACAACTTTGGTGCTGGGATAGCCGATAGAATTTATATTCAGCCCACCGTCTCTGGAATGCATTGTCTCAATTCGATGCCACGCACCTATTCTATTTCTAGTTCTTCGTCTACCACCCACCTGGCAGCGGTTAAACTTTCTAATGATTGCTTTTCGCTTATTCCATCCTCCCATGATTCCGTGCCGGAGACACCGAATCTGGAACTGCTGGAGCTCGACTTCATAATTTATGCATCTCGCATAGGTTGTGCCGACTGCATAGGTATACTTATGCAGTGAGCCCCTTATGTTTGTGCCACATCCAGctaccacctccacctcaatcaacatcctcatcctcatcgtggAAGAACCTCAATATCGCCCCCGCTGCCACCTCTCCATCGTGCTCTAAATCCGCCGTATCCCCCGCCTGGTCCGCCGCCTCCTGATCATCAATACTCCCCGCCTCAACCCTCATCTCAATCTGCCTTTTGAccatctcctcatcaaacGCCAAGTGCGCCTGGGTAGTAAACATCTTTCCCTTGATGTACACCCCTTGTACCTCGGTATGGTCCGACCTGCCCCAGACATGCACCCTCGTCCCCTTTGGTAGCAGCCCCTGCGCGGACTCTACCGTGGGGGGAGCAACAACATGATCCTGATGCATCTGGTGCAAGTGCACATGGTCGTCATCCGTCCGGAAGAGCTTCTTGCCAATGGGCGTCAGCTCAATCTTGGAATGGCCCAGCTCCCAGTCGCCTTTTGGCGAGGGCCGCACTTCGGCACCGAGAAGGCGGCAGAGGAGCTGATGACCAAAGCAGACGCCCGAGAAATGCATTTTGGGATGGTTTTGCCATAGCTCTGTTTTATATCATCAGCGTCCATTCAATGGTTGGGGGACAACGC from Podospora bellae-mahoneyi strain CBS 112042 chromosome 4, whole genome shotgun sequence harbors:
- a CDS encoding hypothetical protein (EggNog:ENOG503PYCF), with the protein product MKFQVLLSLVTVAAGIPSAQKLDRPVKPPLKPLVIDSLSTFAPSGRPGSSIYSFFNVSFTDVEFNNTTVQCGTRWTFGEEEDIAWTRKNTDCLIKPKSKTVGEWSFQLLKPTASGEGASLLNNFMLHLRHDWTSGVHVATQKFNFDGERNIGGMCSASGTCQFGLWEGVERPYLVPQFRLER
- a CDS encoding hypothetical protein (EggNog:ENOG503NWAA; COG:F; MEROPS:MER0043475), with translation MAPHSEPEHRDEVTAHPKGQDAPIVRMMVLETDEPHKETKKIPGKTTFGEILHNHFTNAGKAHDPPLGIETDRWFVIPEKGGTMPKYEDFEGCDALLITGSVYDAHGDDPWILDLLKLLRELWQNHPKMHFSGVCFGHQLLCRLLGAEVRPSPKGDWELGHSKIELTPIGKKLFRTDDDHVHLHQMHQDHVVAPPTVESAQGLLPKGTRVHVWGRSDHTEVQGVYIKGKMFTTQAHLAFDEEMVKRQIEMRVEAGSIDDQEAADQAGDTADLEHDGEVAAGAILRFFHDEDEDVD